The stretch of DNA AAATCACTCACTTCTTTCTCTTAAATAATTTTCTTCTTCAATATATTAGAATAAATACGAATTACAATCATAACAACTAACACTTCAAGAATAGATGCTAAAATAAAAGCAAAATACCAAAACTCTGTAATAGAGTGATTATGATAAGCAAGTGTAGCAACTGCAATAAGTAGTGTTAAAGGCATAGAATGAGATAAGGCTAATAAGATGAACTTATCAGATCCAAGCTCTTTAATGAAGAGCGTAGATGCTATTACGCGCATTAATATCATAGTAAATGTAATTAAGAAGGCTTTTTCAACCAAAGTATCATCAAAAAGAGCAGATAAATCAAAAGAAGAACCAACACTTACGAAAAATATAGGCACCAACCATCCAAAACCAAAATGTTCTAATTTTGTAGGTAAAGACTTATTGTGTTCTGCAAAAAATGTAGTAACAAAAGTACCTGCAATAAAAGCACCAAAAGCCACTTCTAATTGTAAATATATCATTACTGCTATCATTACAAAAAATATTGCCATAGAGACTCTAATATCTTGTTCTTCATGATCATTTTCAGGCATTAAATAGGCTTTTATTTGTGGGAACCACCAAATAAGATTATGAAAAACTTTATATACCAATAATAAAGCAATAAGGAAAACAATAAATAAAAACATAGTTTTTATAAATTCCCAACCAAAACCGAGTTCCAAACCAGCTGCCACAGTTGTTAATGCAAAAATAGATATCACTTCTCCAATAATCCCCACAAGAATAGAAAGTTTAATCCAGGGAGTATCTCCATATTCTTTTTTAAGTGCTGCTAAAACACCAATAGAAATAAGTGGCAAGATAACAATAAATATTTTACTTAAGTCTAAATATAAAGTAATCATAAAACTCATAGAAAACAGAAGAATATTATAAAGTATGGCTTTTTTTAGTATACGTTTAGGAACAGTAACCAGGGTTTTTAAATCAACTTCCAGCCCTGCTAAAAACATGAGATATAAAAATCCAAGTTCTGCTACTTGCTCAAATAAAGCATGTTCATGTATTAATGAAAATGCCGCGAATAAAGCACCTAAAATAATTTCAATAGGAATAGTAGGTATTTTTGTAATCCTTGATAATAAAGGAGAAGCAAAAATAATAAATGATATTGAAAATATTATTAGGATTTCATCGTTCATTTTATGCCTTGGCCATGCACTCGTTAATGATTTTAAATCCTAAATCTTCTATTGATTTTATATCTTCATAGGCAGATTTTCCTTTTGTCGTTAAATAGTTTCCAACAACAACAGCATTCACACCATGATCAAAAACTTTGTATTGTTCATCACCAAACATTAATTCTCGCCCTCCTGCTGCCATAATCTTCTCAGCATTAGGAACCATTTTTCTTGTTAACTCAATTAGTTTAAACGCTTCTTCCCTTGTAACAGAATTTTCCACTAAAGGCAGAGCTTTATTGGGGTGAAAAAAGTTAATAGGAACATTTCTTGGATTTAAAGAAGCAATGGATTCAAGCATAGAGATTCGTTGTTCTTGTGATTCACCTAAACCGAAAATTCCGCCACAAACTAAACGCAAACCTACTTTATTAACATTTTGACATGTTTCATATCTTTCATCCCAAGTATGGGTTGTAACAATTTCAGGATAAAAATCCCTTGATGTTTCTAAATTATGATTATAAGCATCCGCACCTGCTTCTTTTAACGCTTCTAACTGCTCTATATTAGCCGTTCCATTACAGGCAATTAAGATAAGTCCTAAATTTTCTTTTTTTACAGCTCTTAAAGCTTCACATACAAAAGCTAATCGTTTTTTGGTAAGCCCTTTTCCCGCGGTTACTAAACAAAACCCATTGGCCTGATTCGCTTTTGCTTGTTTTGCATCAGATACTATTTGTTCTATTTCTTTTCTTTTATATCTTTCTATATCCGCTTTATATCGTACACTTTGTGTACAAAATTTACAGTCTTCATTACAGGTACCACTTTCAATATTAGAAATAGCACATAAAAATATAGTTTTATTTTCGCTCATAGTTTTTTCTCTCTTTTCTATAAATTGTTTCGTTTATATTTTTAGAATAATAATCAACAATGTATTCTTTGTCGTTTACTTCTAATAAAACACATTCAATAAGTGGTTTTTCTCTTGCACATACTTCACCAGGGTTAAGAAATAAAGTATTGTTTATATATTCACTTTTAAAAATATGTGTATGTCCATAAATTACAATATCACAATCAGGTGACATATAATAAGGCATATGCATTAATTTAAAAGTAATATCACTTTTCTTAAAATAATAAGGTTCACTCTTAATATTATATTTATGCGCAATTCTTTGCAATGAAGAATCATTGTTTCCAAATACACTAACATAAGGCAAATTATTTTCTTCTAAAAGCGCTAAATTTTCTTCGCAACACAAATCTCCTGCATGTATTACAAAAGTAGCGTCTAAGTCTTTTAAAAAATCCAAAACCTCTTTCGTATAAGAGGTTTTGAAATGAGAATCAGATAAAACAGCAATTTTCATAATATTTACGTTTATTTGTCTGTAGCTTTTGTGCTTTTTTTAGCAGCAGCTTTTTTTGTACTTGTTTTTGCTGTTGTTTTTTTAGGAGCAGCTTTTTTAGCTGGAGCTTTTTTTACAGTTGTTTTCTTAGCTGCGGTTTTTTTAGCTGGAGCTTTTTTTGCTGCAGTTTTCTTAGCAGGCGCTTTTTTAGCCCCTTTACTTTTTGGATCATTTGCAATAATTTCTTCACACTCTTCCAAGCTTAAATCTTCCGCTACTTTACCTTTTGGAATTTTAAAGTTTTTTCTTCCTTGTTTAATATACGCGCCATAACGTCCTATTAACACATGAATTTTTTCTTTTTCAAATACTTTTATAGTAGCTTTTGCTTTTGCTTCATCTAATTCTTTAATTAACTCCAGCGCTCTTGGTAATTCAATTTTATAAGGATCATCTGTTTTTAAAGAATAATATCTTGTTTTTATTTGTAAATACGGACCAAATCGTCCAATATTGGCTTTTATTTCGTCCCCTACGCTATCA from Campylobacteraceae bacterium encodes:
- a CDS encoding cation:proton antiporter, which codes for MNDEILIIFSISFIIFASPLLSRITKIPTIPIEIILGALFAAFSLIHEHALFEQVAELGFLYLMFLAGLEVDLKTLVTVPKRILKKAILYNILLFSMSFMITLYLDLSKIFIVILPLISIGVLAALKKEYGDTPWIKLSILVGIIGEVISIFALTTVAAGLELGFGWEFIKTMFLFIVFLIALLLVYKVFHNLIWWFPQIKAYLMPENDHEEQDIRVSMAIFFVMIAVMIYLQLEVAFGAFIAGTFVTTFFAEHNKSLPTKLEHFGFGWLVPIFFVSVGSSFDLSALFDDTLVEKAFLITFTMILMRVIASTLFIKELGSDKFILLALSHSMPLTLLIAVATLAYHNHSITEFWYFAFILASILEVLVVMIVIRIYSNILKKKII
- a CDS encoding biotin synthase; amino-acid sequence: MSENKTIFLCAISNIESGTCNEDCKFCTQSVRYKADIERYKRKEIEQIVSDAKQAKANQANGFCLVTAGKGLTKKRLAFVCEALRAVKKENLGLILIACNGTANIEQLEALKEAGADAYNHNLETSRDFYPEIVTTHTWDERYETCQNVNKVGLRLVCGGIFGLGESQEQRISMLESIASLNPRNVPINFFHPNKALPLVENSVTREEAFKLIELTRKMVPNAEKIMAAGGRELMFGDEQYKVFDHGVNAVVVGNYLTTKGKSAYEDIKSIEDLGFKIINECMAKA
- a CDS encoding YfcE family phosphodiesterase, whose amino-acid sequence is MKIAVLSDSHFKTSYTKEVLDFLKDLDATFVIHAGDLCCEENLALLEENNLPYVSVFGNNDSSLQRIAHKYNIKSEPYYFKKSDITFKLMHMPYYMSPDCDIVIYGHTHIFKSEYINNTLFLNPGEVCAREKPLIECVLLEVNDKEYIVDYYSKNINETIYRKERKNYERK